CTCCCCCCTGGCTCCCTTGGCTTTGGCTCCGCTCCAGGCTCCAGCCGAGTAcccgactcctcctcctcgctcgccgCGGAATCTTCTGGAAGCTTCTAGATCCGGCCGCTACGATCGGCGAAGAAGGGATGGGGCAGGCCTTCCGCAAGCTCTTCGACGCCTTCTTCGGCAACAAGGAGATGCGGGTACCCCCAAGCTTTTCCACTTTTGTCCGTCTCGTCTCAGATTGGGTTTTGGACGGATCATggatgatggtggttttggctggcAGGTGGTGATGCTTGGGCTAGATGCCGCGGGGAAGACCACCATACTCTATAAGCTGCACATCGGCGAAGTTCTCTCCACCGTCCCCACTATAGGTAGGTTCACTCtcatccctccctccctccctccctccgcctcatcgaatcttttattttgttttgagcCAAATCCAAACCCAACctaacatcatcatcatcatcatcatcatcatgcagGCTTCAACGTGGAGAAAGTTCAATACAAGAATGTGGTGTTCACTGTGTGGGATGTTGGTGGCCAGGAAAAATTGAGGCCCTTATGGAGGCACTACTTCAACAACACCGATGCTCTGgtcactcttttttttcccctcttcttttATCCAGCGGCATAGGGAAACATTTCTTACACATAACGTACCTCCTTTGAACAAGCAATTCATATTGCGACTTTATTTCTCTTGCTTATCAAAAACCACATCAATCCCACCAAGAGCAACAATTGCTATGCCAAATAGCATTACAGCTCCTAATAATCTTTTGCTCAAGATTGCCTACAAGGACCTTTTATGTTACAGATCCACGTTGCTTTATTTAATTAGCACGCACATTTTGGTTTCAGAAACACTTTTCTTGCGTTGTAaattcctctcttcttttgttaACTCGCAGATCTACGTAGTTGATTCCCTGGATAGAGAGAGGATTGGGAGAGCCAGAGCTGAATTTCAGgtttacatatatgtataaataatttattatgaggCAGCAAGTGTTTGCTTCTGCACTGACATTTGTTGCCTTGTTGCTCTAACTTACTGTGTGGTAATCTGTCTTTCAGGCCATTATTAATGACCCTTTTATGCTTAATAGTGTTCTATTGGTGTTTGCTAACAAGCAAGACATGGTATGCTCAACttgtctctttttctttttccaaaaccTGTATTTCTTATGGCAGCTACTTTAACATCATCTAGCTTGTTCAGATGACTATATTACCTTTTTCCAATATATAATTGTTTCCTGTATATGTAAAGTCATCATCTGGGTagtacatgaaaaaaatcatttgttaTTGAAGTTCACGTCCATGTAACTTGTGTTTCCCATCGCCCTTGTCACTATGGGAGATTGCTGCCATTCATGGTTGATGCACTTCTATCTTTTGTTGAGTTTGCAGATGATGAATTAATTGTTGGCATGTTTCCATGCTTATGGTATGATGATGCTAAATTTTGTTGGCATTGTGCATTCACTTATGAAACCATTGGAATAGTATGACTCTGCACTAGATAACTTAATGGCTTTATTATTTGCCACTGAATTGTTGCTCACCCATGTAATGTATCTGCTAGTGTAGAGGGGCGCGATGACTCCGATGGAAGTATGCGAGGGCCTTGGTCTATATGACCTGACCAACCGTATATGGCATATCCAAGGAACCTGTGCTCTCAAAGGCGATGGCCTCTATGAAGGATTGGACTGGTTAGCAACAACTCTGGATGAGATGCGAGCTTCAGGGCGGATAACTTCAACATCATCGTCATGAAGAATAACAAGGGATAGTTGATCCTTGCGCTATGTGGATTAACTTGATGCCTGCATCTTGCTTTCTTTTCCATTTGATTTCCTCCTCTCCTGTTGTAGCTATTGGTCGTGAACTGGGCGAGGCTTTTTGGTAAAGCTTTGATTCAGGCAAAACTGTAGTGTTACGAAAGACAGGTGACAGTGATGCACTTGCACTTGGGAGGAGTGGTTGGTTTACTTACTGAAAGTTCATCTTTTCGTGGAAGCGGGAGTGGTTGTAAATATATGAAGCTGCTACTGTACTGATATAATTGTGGTTGCTCTTGAACCAGTTGTATTCGTGAATTTTCAGATTCGAAGAGTtgtgtgtatattttttttcctttagtaGGAAAGGGCACTCGATGCATTTCTCTTCTGACGAAAAATGGCTTTGTATCATTATGAGAGCATGGATGTGAAATAGATCGTACGATGCCAATTCATTCATTGGTTGGGTTCAGGGGGCAGAGTATTGGCGAAACTCTGGCTGGGTATGCCTGTCTCCATTGGTGATGGCATCATCGGCAACCTGGCCCTGTCTGCGTAGTCACTCTAGTAACTAACTAGTAGAGGTGTTGGTTGTGATGGCGTCCAATTACAACAGAACAGATACAATTCTCACTGTACGACTAGGAGCAACCACCGCAAAAGCTAAGCGTGCTCACAAGTAACACACCAAATAGATATACAATTACAAATTCAGTCGGTCAGAACCGCCTCTTCTGTTGAGTAGGATAACCGGGATTCTGCATCCCCATCCCTTGATCAGCTTTCCTTCTCAACTGTTGCACATATCAAAAGCCAATCAAATGTTGCATTTGTCACAGGCCTTTTTCCAAGCAACATTTACTTCCAAGGCAGCAGTTTTTACCTGATGCGGATGAGATTGGGCTCCAGCGCCCCTCTGCATTGGAATATTACCAGGATTCATCCCAGCTATGCCTCCTTGCGGAGCTGCACCAAAGGCCGCCATGTTTGTACCACCCATTCTCGACATACCGACCATGGGTTGTTGCATTTGCCTCGGAATGGGTCTCGGTACCACAGACTGGTTGCCAGGAGCTGCGTTCCCTGATGGCTGAAATACAAATGTACAACATTATAAAAATGCACCTTATAAAGCAACCCGAATCAATTCTGCAAGAAAATGTGCCAACATGGAGTTGGGTTCCTTAAATCACACTGGACCAAATCTTTGATGGCATTGAAAACCATGTATCGACTTGTTTTGACCAATTGAATATGCCCTAAAGCACGATATTTTTGCCAACTGTATAAAGAACTTAGATAATTGACCAAAGAAAATGCATATTCTGTATATCGCTTCCCAATACTAAGTAATACTGATAAGTCTTGGTAAAAAGGTGGCACAGGGACAGAAATCCATTACCGCTTGAGTTGGTTGAAGGCTTGTTGTTCCTTCAAAATCAGTTGTGGTATCAACTGGACGCACAGGATATTGCACAATTTTCTCTCCAGCCTGCGATGGTAAAAGTGCACTGACCAGAGAAAGATTTTAGTCATCTTCATTTGTGGAGGAAATGTAAAGCCAAATGTTTAAGAGTTGCAAGTTAGGGAAAGTATATTAAGACCCTGATTACACATAACTTACTTCCGTCCAGGCAGAGGATCCATTCGAAAGTACCTATCAACAGAAAAGGGTTGTTCAGAAGGATTGCTGTAgtaaatcatactccctccatttaaaaTTACAAGTCTTATTCTGAGTGGGCAAAAATGATTAGGGAGGGTGGAAAACCAAGAGAAAGAAGAGTTCAAATGACCATGCCACCATACTAAAATACCTCAAGAATAGGTGTGGAGATGGTTAGTAAGATGCTTCTTATAAATGTGGGAGAGAGACTATGTAATAATTGTGGgcacataaagaaaaaaaaattcaataccAACATGCAAGCCTTATATTTTGCAAAATGATTGAAAAAACTCTAGGCCTTTCAAAAAGAAACAGAGGAAGAGGGAAGACTATAGCCTTACAAAAAGAAACAGAGGGCCTATAGCCTTACAaaaagaaacagagggagtaataaacaaTAGCACCACAACGAAAGTAGTATTTCCTCGAGTTTTCAGCATTAAACCTTCATCCAAGCCACTAGAGATGAAAACATTTAGAAGTATAGCGAATCAAACtaaggattgcatatatttatatttttaaagtaaa
The sequence above is drawn from the Oryza glaberrima chromosome 10, OglaRS2, whole genome shotgun sequence genome and encodes:
- the LOC127752529 gene encoding ADP-ribosylation factor isoform X1 — its product is MGQAFRKLFDAFFGNKEMRVVMLGLDAAGKTTILYKLHIGEVLSTVPTIGFNVEKVQYKNVVFTVWDVGGQEKLRPLWRHYFNNTDALIYVVDSLDRERIGRARAEFQAIINDPFMLNSVLLVFANKQDMRGAMTPMEVCEGLGLYDLTNRIWHIQGTCALKGDGLYEGLDWLATTLDEMRASGRITSTSSS
- the LOC127752529 gene encoding ADP-ribosylation factor isoform X2 — translated: MGQAFRKLFDAFFGNKEMRVVMLGLDAAGKTTILYKLHIGEVLSTVPTIGFNVEKVQYKNVVFTVWDVGGQEKLRPLWRHYFNNTDALIYVVDSLDRERIGRARAEFQAIINDPFMLNSVLLVFANKQDMCRGAR